In Streptomyces nojiriensis, one genomic interval encodes:
- a CDS encoding subtilase-type protease inhibitor has product MRHRIAAASAATLLCLAGATGIAAAQPSSLYAPSALVFTVAQGDDAATATIVRASTLSCAPTAVGTHPDPRAACAALNSTGGALDRLLASPNPDRACPMHYAPVTVTADGVWKGSRVAWKYTFSNSCVMSATLNGNAVFAF; this is encoded by the coding sequence GTGCGCCACCGCATCGCAGCTGCCTCCGCCGCCACGCTCCTCTGCCTGGCCGGCGCCACAGGGATTGCTGCCGCTCAGCCCTCCAGCCTGTACGCCCCGTCCGCCCTGGTGTTCACCGTCGCGCAGGGGGACGACGCCGCCACCGCCACCATCGTCCGGGCCTCCACCCTCAGCTGCGCCCCGACCGCGGTGGGCACCCACCCGGACCCGCGGGCCGCCTGCGCCGCCCTCAACTCCACCGGCGGAGCGCTGGACCGCCTGCTGGCCTCGCCGAACCCGGACCGTGCCTGCCCGATGCACTACGCCCCGGTCACGGTCACCGCCGACGGCGTGTGGAAGGGCAGCCGCGTCGCCTGGAAGTACACCTTCTCCAACAGCTGCGTGATGTCCGCGACGCTCAACGGCAACGCCGTCTTCGCGTTCTGA